In one Hypomesus transpacificus isolate Combined female chromosome 18, fHypTra1, whole genome shotgun sequence genomic region, the following are encoded:
- the dffa gene encoding DNA fragmentation factor subunit alpha — translation MTELKPCKVCNVSRQKSYGLVVSSLTQLKIKGCESLGFDPDAVSVVLEDDGTIVEDEAYFLCLPPNTKFMLLHQREIWAPLKKIDGGTAWLTRDSMDLETVEADSVDSSLAVPHSWQSLAQQLRQDLASIILMSEADLQSLVDVPGLELASALGFQENKAQNLQETLQRVLDRREEERQSKELLQLYLRAVEKEDSQPALPSQTGAGDMDVPDGMEVDSSSGFMSRTLMVMKGKTSPETRLSNEEIQMVVSKGAASMEQVLGWGPERTSALLQACEGELTRRLQKVQAMHSLTASSISPSQQDGTLPSADSPDQHTPVKRSK, via the exons ATGACAGAATTAAAACCTTGTAAGGTGTGCAATGTCTCACGGCAGAAATCATACGGCTTGGTGGTTTCTTCTTTAACACAACTGAAGATTAAAG GATGCGAGTCTCTTGGCTTCGATCCAGACGCCGTCTCTGTGGTTTTAGAAGATGACGGGACAATAGTAGAAGACGAGGCCTACTTCTTGTGCTTACCACCCAACACAAAGTTCATGCTTTTGCACCAAAGAGAGATATGGGCCCCACTTAAAAAAA TTGACGGAGGGACGGCATGGCTGACCAGGGACTCTATGGACCTGGAGACAGTGGAGGCAGATTCAGTGGACAGCTCATTGGCTGTACCCCACTCCTGGCAGTCCCTGGCTCAGCAGCTGAGACAGGACCTGGCCAGCATTATCCTCATGTCTGAGGCTGACCTGCAG TCCCTGGTGGACGTCCCTGGCTTGGAGCTGGCCTCCGCCCTGGGCTTCCAGGAGAACAAGGCTCAGAACCTCCAGGAGACCCTTCAGAGGGTGTTGGaccgcagggaggaggagaggcaatCCAAGGAGCTGCTCCAGCTGTACCTCAGAGctgtggagaaggaggacagcCAGCCTGCCCTGCCCAGCCAGACCG GGGCAGGTGACATGGACGTGCCAGATGGGATGGAGGTAGACTCATCGTCAGGTTTCATGTCCAGGACTCTGATGGTCATGAAGGGCAAGACCAGCCCTGAGACCAGGCTCTCCAACGAGGAGATCCAG ATGGTGGTGAGTAAGGGCGCAGCCTCCATGGAACAGGTGCTGGGCTGGGGCCCTGAGAGGACCTCGGCTCTGCTGCAGGCCTGCGAAGGAGAGCTGACCAGGAGACTGCAGAAGGTCCAGGCCATGCACTCTCTCAccgcctcctccatctccccctcacaGCAGGATGGCACTCTGCCCTCAGCGGACAGCCCGGACCAGCACACGCCAGTCAAGCGTAGCAAGTAG